The genomic DNA GGACGCCCCCGCAGCTACGATCCGGACGCCGCCCTCGACGCGGCGCTGAACCTCTTCTGGTCGCGGGGCTTCGCGGGCACCACGCTCGACGCCCTCAGCGACGTGACGGGCATGAAGCGCCCCAGCCTCTACGCCGCGTTTGGCGACAAGGGTGCCTTGTTCGAGACGGTCATCGCGCGCTTCACGGCCGAGATGGCGGAGCGGGCCGCGGCCGCGCTGGCGCTGTCTCGCGTCGACGATGCCCTCGAGGCGCTCGCGCTGTCGTTCGTGGACATGTACGCGCCGGCGAGCGGGCCGTCGCGCGGCTGCCTGGTGTTCTCGGTCGCGTCGCTCGAGGCCGCGGAGGACGAGCGCCTGCGGCAGGTGGTGGGGGACACGATCGAGCGGCTGGACGGCGCGCTGCGGGAGCGCCTGGACGCCGCGGTGAGCGCAGGCGAACTCCCGGCGGGCACGGACACGGACACGCTGGCGCGTTGCCTCTCGTCACAACTCCACAGCCTGTCGCTCCGCGGTCGGGCTGGCGGGACTCGGCGTGCGCTCCGCAAGCTGGCGCGCGGGGCCGTGACGCTGCTGCTGTGCGGCGCGCGCGCGTCCGGTGCCCGAGGGGCCTGACGGGAGGCATCATGCCCGCGAGCGAAGGCGTCCCCCTCAGACCAGCGAGCGGTCGCGCTGGCGGAGCGTGCCCGGGGCTTCGCCGAAGGTGTGCCTGAACGCGCGCCCGAAAGAGGCGGTGGACCCGTAGCCAGCGCGCGCCGCCACCTCGGCGACGGTCGCGGTCTCGTCTCGCAGCCAGACGCGCGCCAGGCGCATGCGCCAGTCGGTCACGTAGGCCAGCGGCGGCTGGCCGACCAGCTCGGCGAAGCGCCACGCGAAGAGCGAACGCGACATGCCGGCTTCCTTCGCCAGCCGCTGGAGCGTCCACGGCTCGGCCGGCGCGGACTCGCCGTGTCGCCACGACCTCGCGTCCCGTCTCTTCGCGGACCTCCCGCACGACGGCGGCGTGTGGGCTCTCACCCGGGTCTATCGCGCCGGCAGGGAAGTCCACCCACCTGTGGGCTTGGCTAGAGCTTCGCGCGGTATACGGGCTAACCGTGGACTGCGCCGACCTGGCGGCGCCATTCCGTGTTCCCGCTCCGGATGCCGTCGGTCCATCCATCGTGCGCGTGAACATCTAGTGTCCACACGCCGTCGCCCACGTCATCCGGGCCGCGCTCGCGGACGGCTGGAGGCCGGACAGCACACGAAGTGTGCGGGGCATCGACGACGGCCTACCGTTGCTCCACGGGTACGTCGGGTAGCGGCACCCCACGGCGTGCGCTGGGTCCTACGGCACGGGCGCCAGTGTGCCGCTCAGGGCGCGGTTCTGGGCGCGGGCAGGACGGGGACGAGCAGGATGTGGTCGACCTCGATGCGCTCGCCCTCGGGCACATGGACCGTGGCGCGAGTGGCGCTCCCGGTGAGCGCGCTGCGAGGTAGCTCCATACGCAGCTCGCGCCAGCCCGACGCGGCCTCGCCGCTCAGCTCGGGCAGGGCGGGGGCGCCGCGTGGGGCCTCGAGCGTGACGGTGACGGGGAAGGGCGCGCCCTCGCCCACGCGTCGGAGCCGCACGATGAGGACGACCTGGGAGGCTTCACCGGGGGCGGCGGCGCCCTCAGCGGTCTCAGACGGCGCACGTACGCTCGGAGGTAGGGCCAAGCGCGCGCTCAGCTCGTTCGCGCGAGAGGAGCACGTGGTGCGGTCCAGGTAGTCCCAGTCGCGCAGCACAGCCTCCTCCCGGCACTCGGCCACCGTCCGGTTTCGGCGACCGGTGGTGCGGTTGAGGTCCACCCCGCCGATGAGCCCCGACGAGAGAGCGTTCAAGCGCACCAGCGACTCGGGCGCGGACGTGAGTTCCACCTCGTGCCCGGCCATCCGCAGCAAGAGCGGCAGCGCGCGCGGGTCACCCAGCTGACCCAGGCTGCGCGCCACGCCGTCACGTACGTTGGAGCGCGACTCCCACTCGAGCACGTCCACCAGGTGGTCATAGGCACGGCGGTCGCCCAGCTGCCCGAGGGCCACGATGGACAGGTAGCGGAAGCGGAACTCGGTCAGCAGCTCGATCAGGGGCTCGAGGGCGATGGGGTTCTGCAGTCGCCCGAGCCACCGCACGGACTCTTCGCGCTCGTAGGTGTCCGTGGTGAGCCGCAAGGTGTCCAGCAGCCCTGGGACCGCGTCAGGGTCGCGCAGGCGGGCGAGCGACACGGCGGCGCGGCTGCGCAGGTCCGCGTCCTCGACGTGCACCAGACGACGCAGAGCGTCGCGCGCGCGTGGGTCGTAGAGGCGCCCGAGCGAGATGGCCGCCTCCGCCGCGACCAGCGGGTCCGGATCGGACAGCGCGTCCATCAGGGTGGGCTTGGACCGGTCGTCGGCCAGCCGGCCCAGCATCTGCGCGGCCTCGCAGCGCTGCTCCTGCGGGGCATCCGCGTCCGCCAGCAGCTCGCCCAGCGGCTCTACGGCGCGGCGGTCGTTCATGCGCCCCCAGGCGAGCGCCTGCTCGTGTGCGGTGAGCGGCGCGGAGGTGGCCGACTGCTGCAGCGCGTCGATGAACGCGTAGATCTCGCCGCGCAGCTCCTCGATGCGCTCCGGCTCGGCGTTGGCGAGGTTGACGCGCTCCTCCGGGTCGGTCTCCAGGTTGTAGAGCGCGAACGTGTTGAAGCGCAGGTCGGCGACGAGCTTGTACGGCCAGTCCACCACCATGCGGCTGCGGGACACGGCGGCGAAGGCGGGCCCGACGTCGGCGACGTCGCCGCGCATGAGCGCGCGCAGGTCTTCGCCGTGCATGCTGGCGGCGGGGAGCACGTCGAGCAGCCCGAGGATGGTGGGGGCGACGTCGACGAGCTCCACCGGTGCGGCGACCCGTCCGGGCTCGTAGCCGGGCGCCATGACCATCAGCGGGACCCGGATCTGCTCTTCGTACAGGGTGGACCCGTGGTAGACGCCGCCGTGGTCACGGAACTCCTCGCCGTGGTCGGCCGTGAGGATCACGACCAGCGGCCGGGTCAGGCGCGCGCGTGCCTCGCGGAGCAAGCGCCCGATCTCCGTGTCCACATGCGCGATCTCGCCGTCGTAGCGGTCGACGTCGGACGTACCGTACCGAGTGTCCTGGTAGGGCTCGTGGACGTCGAAGTAGTGGGTCCAGAGCAGCGTGGGCGGCTCGCCCTCGGACACCAACCGATCGATCTCCGTCAGCGCGAGATCGGTGCGGCGCTCGGCGTCGAGGTTGGCGTGCTCGTGGCGCGCGAACCCGAGGGAGTTGTGCTCGTACAGCCGCAGTGACTCGCCCTCGGTGTGGAAGATGCCGAGGGTGTAGATGCCGGTCGTGCTGTAGCCGGACTCCGCCAGCGTGGACGCCAGCGTGGCCTCGGGCAGCGGGATCTCGAGCCGCGTGGTCTGGTGCAGGTGCTCGCTGGTCATCAGCGAACACAGCGAGTAGCTGCTGTGCGGCGCGCTGGCGTAGGCCCGGTCGAACACCACGGACTGCGCGGCCAGCTGGTCCAGCTCCGGGCTGATGCCGCGCGTGTAGCCGTAAGCCCCCAGGTGGTCCGCGCGCAGGGCGTCCACCGTGATGAGCAGCACGTGCGCCTCGGCCATGGCCGGCGGGGGTGCGCCTCCGTCGGTCTGCTGCGCGCGGGCAGCCTCGCCGCGCGCTGCTCGCCGGGCGCGCGCGCTGGCGATGGCCTCGGCGCTGGCGTCGTGGCGCGTGAGCGCGAGCAACGGCTCGAGCCCCTGCATGACGCTGCGCGAGTTGGAGGCGCGCGCGTCGACCAACGCGACGCGTACGTTCTGGTTGACGTTGAGGGTGAACAGGGTCGCGCACAGCGCCGCCAGCAGCGCGACCGACGTGCCGAGCAGCACGCCCTTGGTGCGAGGCGGACGCAACCGTGTCGCGCGCGCCTGGGCGACCGGATACAGGAGCCATAGCCCGAGGCCGGCGAAGGCTGCTTGCACCGCCGTCAGGCAGCCGTGCAGGTAGTCGTACAGGTTCGGCAGGAAGGTCTGGTCGAGCTTCCCGAGGATCCCCACGACAACGAGACAGCCGACGCCGAGCGTCGCGCGCACACGCGACGACCACGGTGCCTGGGCAGCCCACAGGATGACGCGCAGGGCCACGTACACGCCGGCCGTCAGCAGCACGCCCAGCAGCGCCGCGAACACGCCGCGGTAGGGCATCATCGACATCTTGCCGCCCGTGAACAGCATGTGGCCGACCCCGAAGGCGGCGGGCGCCAGGAGCACGGTGCCGCTCACCGGGCGCAGGCGTGCCAGCGCGCGCTCCGGCCGCGCACTGAGCGCCGCCCGCTGGCGAAGGACGGGCTCGAGGGCACCGGCCAGCGCGCCCGCGAACGCGCCGAGCAGCGCGCCGAGCGACACCTGGACCGCCATGAGCCGCGCCAGGAAGCCCACGCGGTCGCCCCACAGCTGCAGCCAGAGCCACATCGCGCCAAAGTCGCCGAGCGCCGTGACGGCTCCCACGCCGGCGCCGAGCAGCATGCCCGCGCCCGCTACGGACATCGGGGATGGGCTCGCCACGTCGTCGCCTGCCCCTCGGGACGACGACGCGCCCTCCGCGGCCGCCTCGGAAGGGACGTCCTGCCCTACAGCGTCTGGCCCCGGTGTCGGGCTGCGGAGCGGGTCGTTCTGGTCGAGCGTGGCGGACATCGGGGGGGAGGGGGAGGCCGCTGCGATGCGGCAGCCGGCGGGTGGATCCTTAAGCCAAGACGCCCCAGGGATGTGGTCCTGGGGCGTCTCATGGCGGCGGAGGCGCCGACCGGATTCGAACCGGTGTGTGACGGTTTTGCAAACCGTTGCCTAACCACTTGGCTACGGCGCCGAAGGGATGGACGTTTAGCGCCAGCGTGGGCGCTTGTCCAACCCCGAGTGGGCGCCGGCGCGGCCAGCGGCCCCGCTCACTTGCGGCTGCGCTTGGCCTTCTTCTCGGGCGGCGCGTCGAGCGTGATGCCGATGATCTTCCACGCGTCTTCCGCGTAGCCGTAGGCGCTCTGCGTCGCGTGCACCACCTCCATGATCTCCGGAGAGGTGTCGAACTTGCGGGGCTTCACGCCCTGTCGCTTGAGGGAGGCGAGGCTCTCGCCCAGCCCGAGCAGCTCGTTGGTGTGACTGACCGCCTCCACGGGCTTCAGCGCTTCACCGCGCTTGCCCTCTTTGAGTTCCTGGATGAGACGCTTGCGGCGCTTCTCCGTCCGACCGTCGAGCTTCGGCCCTTCTTTGGTGCCACCCTCGAGCAGGGCGTTGAGCTGCCGCGCGGTGCGGCGCTTCGCGATGGCTTCCGGGCTACCTCGGCCACCGGCCTTCTTGGTCGTTGCGCGCTTACGAGCTGCCATGTTGCTTCTTCCTGTTCCCGAACGTTTGCCGATTGAGGCGTCCCGTTCATCGAGTTGTTTGGCCGTCTATATCATAAAACAATCCCATACCAACACGTTTCCAGGGTGTAATTTGCGATAGTCGGCGGGCATATCCCGGTAGAACGGTGTTCGCGGACGTGGTAGGCAACCCCAATGACGCGCTCCCTGGACAGCTTCAAGAGCCGGAGGACCCTCGACGTCGCTGGCAATTCCATCGACATTTTCCGCTTGGACGCCGTGAACGCGGCCGGCCACGGGGACATCCGGCGCCTGCCTTACTCCATCCGGGTGCTCCTGGAAAATCTCCTTCGTTGTGAGGACGGCAACACCGTGACGAAGGCCGACATCGAAGCGGTCGCGGCCTGGGACCCCAAGGCGGCGCCGTCGTCGGAGATCGCCTTCCGGCCCGCGCGCGTGCTCCTCCAGGACTTCACGGGTGTGCCGGCCGTCGTCGACATGGCCGCCATGCGGGACCAGTTCGCGAAGATGGGCGGGGACCCGGCGCGCATCAACCCACTGGAACCCGCTGATTTGGTCATCGACCACTCAGTCCAGGTGGACGCCTACGGTTCGGCCGCCTCGTTCGACGAGAACGTTCGCTTGGAGTTCGAGCGGAACCAGGAGCGCTACCAATTCCTGAAGTGGGGCCAGAGCGCGTTCGAGAACATGCGCGTCGTTCCCCCCGGTACCGGCATCGTTCATCAGGTCAACCTGGAGTACCTGGCGCCCGTGGTGTGCCTCCGCAAGAGCGGCGAGGGCAGCGTCGCGTACCCGGACTCTCTCGTCGGGACCGACTCGCACACCACGATGATCAATGGCATCGGCGTGCTCGGCTGGGGTGTCGGCGGCATCGAGGCCGAGGCCTGTATGTTGGGGCAGCCCATCGCGATGCTCATCCCGCAGGTCATCGGGTTCAAGCTCACCGGCAAGCTGCCCGAGGGCGCGACGGCCACCGACGCCGTGCTCACCATCGTCCAGATGCTGCGCAAGAAGGGCGTCGTCGAGAAGTTCGTGGAGTTCTACGGCAGCGGCATGGAGCAGCTCTCCCTGCCCGACCGCGCCACCATCGCGAACATGGCGCCCGAGTACGGCGCCACCATGGGCTTCTTCCCCGTGGACGCCGAGTCGCTGCGCTACCTGCGCTTCAGCGGGCGTGACGACGCGCACGTGGACATGGTCGAGGCGGTCCTCAAGGCCGGCGGCCTGTTCTATACGGCCGACGCCCCCGAGCCCGAGTTCACCGACACCCTCGAGCTCGACCTGGGCGACGTGGTGCCCAGCCTGGCCGGCCCGAAGCGCCCGCAGGACCGCGTGGCCCTCAGCGACAGCAAGGCCAGCTACCTGAAGGCGCAGACCGAGTTCACCAGCGAGCCCGACAAGAGCGTCAGCATCACGCGCGGGTCGGACACGTTCGCGCTCAAGAACGGCGCCGTGGTCATCGCCGCCATCACGAGCTGCACCAACACGTCGAACCCGGCGGTCATGATCGCGGCGGGCCTCGTGGCCAAGAAGGCCAACGCGCTGGGCATCAAGACCAAGCCGTGGGTCAAGACCAGCCTCGCGCCGGGTTCGCAGGTCGTCACGGAGTACCTGCAGCAGGCGGGCCTGCTGGACGAGCTGAACGCGCAGCGCTTCAACATCGTGGGCTACGGCTGCACCACCTGCATCGGCAACAGCGGCCCACTCGACGACGACATCACCGCGGCCATCCGCGATAACGATCTGTGCGTCACCTCGGCGCTCAGCGGCAACCGCAACTTCGAGGGCCGCGTCTCGCCGCTCACGCGCTGCAACTACCTGGCCTCACCGCCGCTGGTCGTGGCCTACGCCCTGGCCGGACGGATGGACATCGATCTTGCCACCGAGCCGCTCGGGCAGGGTGCCGACGGCAAGGACGTGTTCCTGAAGGACGTGTGGCCGAGCAACGCCGAGGTCACCGAGGCCATCGCCACGGCCGTCAAGCGCGAGCAGTTCATCGAGCGCTACTCCGTCGTGCTGGAGGGACCCCCACAGTGGCGCGAGGTCACCTTCGCCGAGGGCAGCCGCTACGCGTGGGACGACAGGTCCACCTACGTGCGCAACCCGCCGTTCTTCGAGGGCGTCAGCAAGGGCGCGCCGCCCAAGCCCACCGACATCTCGGGCGCGCGGGTGCTGGCGCTGTTGGGCGACTCGGTCACCACCGACCATATCTCGCCCGCGGGCAACATCGCGCGCAAGGGCCCGGCCGCCAAGTACCTCGAGGAGAACGGCGTGGCGCCGGCCGACTTCAACAGCTACGGCAGCCGCCGCGGCAACCACGAAGTCATGATGCGCGGCACGTTCGCGAACATCCGCCTGCGCAACCTGCTGGCCCCCGGCACCGAGGGCGGCGTCACGCGTCACCTCCCTGGTGGCGAGCCCATGAG from Sandaracinaceae bacterium includes the following:
- a CDS encoding TetR/AcrR family transcriptional regulator, with product MTTRPRGRPRSYDPDAALDAALNLFWSRGFAGTTLDALSDVTGMKRPSLYAAFGDKGALFETVIARFTAEMAERAAAALALSRVDDALEALALSFVDMYAPASGPSRGCLVFSVASLEAAEDERLRQVVGDTIERLDGALRERLDAAVSAGELPAGTDTDTLARCLSSQLHSLSLRGRAGGTRRALRKLARGAVTLLLCGARASGARGA
- a CDS encoding helix-turn-helix transcriptional regulator, encoding MSRSLFAWRFAELVGQPPLAYVTDWRMRLARVWLRDETATVAEVAARAGYGSTASFGRAFRHTFGEAPGTLRQRDRSLV
- a CDS encoding sulfatase-like hydrolase/transferase, translated to MSATLDQNDPLRSPTPGPDAVGQDVPSEAAAEGASSSRGAGDDVASPSPMSVAGAGMLLGAGVGAVTALGDFGAMWLWLQLWGDRVGFLARLMAVQVSLGALLGAFAGALAGALEPVLRQRAALSARPERALARLRPVSGTVLLAPAAFGVGHMLFTGGKMSMMPYRGVFAALLGVLLTAGVYVALRVILWAAQAPWSSRVRATLGVGCLVVVGILGKLDQTFLPNLYDYLHGCLTAVQAAFAGLGLWLLYPVAQARATRLRPPRTKGVLLGTSVALLAALCATLFTLNVNQNVRVALVDARASNSRSVMQGLEPLLALTRHDASAEAIASARARRAARGEAARAQQTDGGAPPPAMAEAHVLLITVDALRADHLGAYGYTRGISPELDQLAAQSVVFDRAYASAPHSSYSLCSLMTSEHLHQTTRLEIPLPEATLASTLAESGYSTTGIYTLGIFHTEGESLRLYEHNSLGFARHEHANLDAERRTDLALTEIDRLVSEGEPPTLLWTHYFDVHEPYQDTRYGTSDVDRYDGEIAHVDTEIGRLLREARARLTRPLVVILTADHGEEFRDHGGVYHGSTLYEEQIRVPLMVMAPGYEPGRVAAPVELVDVAPTILGLLDVLPAASMHGEDLRALMRGDVADVGPAFAAVSRSRMVVDWPYKLVADLRFNTFALYNLETDPEERVNLANAEPERIEELRGEIYAFIDALQQSATSAPLTAHEQALAWGRMNDRRAVEPLGELLADADAPQEQRCEAAQMLGRLADDRSKPTLMDALSDPDPLVAAEAAISLGRLYDPRARDALRRLVHVEDADLRSRAAVSLARLRDPDAVPGLLDTLRLTTDTYEREESVRWLGRLQNPIALEPLIELLTEFRFRYLSIVALGQLGDRRAYDHLVDVLEWESRSNVRDGVARSLGQLGDPRALPLLLRMAGHEVELTSAPESLVRLNALSSGLIGGVDLNRTTGRRNRTVAECREEAVLRDWDYLDRTTCSSRANELSARLALPPSVRAPSETAEGAAAPGEASQVVLIVRLRRVGEGAPFPVTVTLEAPRGAPALPELSGEAASGWRELRMELPRSALTGSATRATVHVPEGERIEVDHILLVPVLPAPRTAP
- the acnA gene encoding aconitate hydratase AcnA, encoding MTRSLDSFKSRRTLDVAGNSIDIFRLDAVNAAGHGDIRRLPYSIRVLLENLLRCEDGNTVTKADIEAVAAWDPKAAPSSEIAFRPARVLLQDFTGVPAVVDMAAMRDQFAKMGGDPARINPLEPADLVIDHSVQVDAYGSAASFDENVRLEFERNQERYQFLKWGQSAFENMRVVPPGTGIVHQVNLEYLAPVVCLRKSGEGSVAYPDSLVGTDSHTTMINGIGVLGWGVGGIEAEACMLGQPIAMLIPQVIGFKLTGKLPEGATATDAVLTIVQMLRKKGVVEKFVEFYGSGMEQLSLPDRATIANMAPEYGATMGFFPVDAESLRYLRFSGRDDAHVDMVEAVLKAGGLFYTADAPEPEFTDTLELDLGDVVPSLAGPKRPQDRVALSDSKASYLKAQTEFTSEPDKSVSITRGSDTFALKNGAVVIAAITSCTNTSNPAVMIAAGLVAKKANALGIKTKPWVKTSLAPGSQVVTEYLQQAGLLDELNAQRFNIVGYGCTTCIGNSGPLDDDITAAIRDNDLCVTSALSGNRNFEGRVSPLTRCNYLASPPLVVAYALAGRMDIDLATEPLGQGADGKDVFLKDVWPSNAEVTEAIATAVKREQFIERYSVVLEGPPQWREVTFAEGSRYAWDDRSTYVRNPPFFEGVSKGAPPKPTDISGARVLALLGDSVTTDHISPAGNIARKGPAAKYLEENGVAPADFNSYGSRRGNHEVMMRGTFANIRLRNLLAPGTEGGVTRHLPGGEPMSIFDASMKYQADGVPLVIIAGKEYGTGSSRDWAAKGTYLLGVKAVITESYERIHRSNLVGMGVLPLQFAPGESRETLGLTGEEVLSITGIGEGLTPKKRLTVTTDTGKSFEVIARLDTPQEVEYLEHGGILQYVLRQMAASV